The following are encoded together in the Candidatus Omnitrophota bacterium genome:
- the pdxA gene encoding 4-hydroxythreonine-4-phosphate dehydrogenase PdxA, giving the protein MERRIGLTLGDPAGIGAEIILKALSRLSKQERQLLLIIGSRFVLEKVGLNLNKIKYDLVDLDNVKKRNFSFGKTNLDCAKASLEYLDKAHRLIKAGEIYGIVTCPVSKRSINLVRDDFYGQTEYLGGLDSAKIVRMMLLASKLRFSLCTTHIPLKEVSKRLSIENIYKTICLTALELERFFKIKMPKIGICGLNPHLGEAGLLGREEIDFIKPAILKSQKILKNIKVFGPHLLEGIVLKMREGQLDAAICFYHDQAMLPLKLLYQETGINLTLGLSFVRTSPLHGTAFDIAGKDKANPNSLLDAIRLTLRLVANAKDSSKKIPRSEFPY; this is encoded by the coding sequence ATGGAAAGAAGAATCGGCCTAACCTTAGGAGATCCTGCAGGTATAGGTGCGGAGATTATCTTAAAGGCATTAAGCAGGCTGTCTAAGCAGGAGCGGCAATTACTGCTTATTATTGGCAGCCGTTTTGTTTTAGAGAAGGTTGGTCTGAATTTAAATAAAATTAAATATGATCTGGTGGATCTGGACAATGTTAAGAAGAGGAACTTCTCTTTCGGTAAGACAAATTTAGACTGCGCTAAGGCATCTTTAGAGTATCTAGATAAGGCGCATCGACTCATAAAGGCAGGTGAGATTTACGGTATTGTAACTTGCCCTGTCAGTAAAAGGTCAATCAACTTAGTAAGGGATGATTTCTATGGCCAGACAGAGTATCTAGGAGGACTTGATAGCGCCAAGATTGTAAGGATGATGCTTTTGGCTTCGAAATTAAGATTTAGTCTTTGCACAACGCATATTCCGCTTAAAGAGGTAAGTAAAAGATTAAGCATAGAAAATATCTACAAGACAATTTGTTTGACGGCCTTAGAATTAGAAAGATTTTTTAAGATAAAGATGCCCAAAATTGGAATATGCGGCCTTAATCCTCACCTGGGTGAGGCAGGGTTGTTAGGTAGAGAAGAGATAGATTTCATTAAGCCCGCAATTTTAAAATCCCAAAAAATATTAAAAAATATCAAGGTATTTGGCCCACATCTTTTAGAAGGCATTGTTTTAAAAATGCGAGAGGGCCAGCTAGACGCTGCTATTTGTTTTTATCATGATCAGGCAATGCTTCCTTTGAAGCTTTTGTATCAGGAAACAGGCATAAATCTAACGCTGGGACTTTCTTTTGTCAGGACATCACCCTTACATGGTACGGCATTTGATATTGCCGGCAAAGATAAGGCAAATCCTAATTCCCTGCTAGATGCTATTAGGTTGACATTGAGATTGGTAGCTAATGCAAAAGATTCGTCCAAAAAAATCCCTAGGTCAGAATTTCCTTATTGA
- the rsmA gene encoding ribosomal RNA small subunit methyltransferase A: MQKIRPKKSLGQNFLIDNNIVSKIVSASLINKSDKVIEIGPGTGLLTEKLLDTGADVTAVEIDKRFDPILREKFATRANFRLVNADILKFNLGDLHLKTKVTLIGNLPFCISSQIIARFLPESERIKFFFLTIQKELAERLMCPSGRRNSSAFSLFVHFFSRPEVLFKIKRTCFWPVPKVDASFLRLLPRESKEFEGVNTRLLFRIIRIAFNQRRKTLFNTLKKEYGADRIMLSLQSCGIEAKTRPEAVSLEGFISLSKALDR; the protein is encoded by the coding sequence ATGCAAAAGATTCGTCCAAAAAAATCCCTAGGTCAGAATTTCCTTATTGATAATAACATTGTATCTAAGATAGTTTCTGCATCTTTGATTAATAAGTCTGATAAGGTTATTGAGATAGGTCCTGGCACTGGTCTTTTGACTGAAAAATTACTTGATACTGGCGCTGACGTAACAGCTGTTGAGATAGATAAGAGATTTGATCCTATCTTAAGGGAAAAATTCGCAACGAGAGCAAATTTTCGTCTGGTCAATGCTGACATCCTAAAGTTCAATTTAGGAGATTTACATCTTAAGACTAAAGTTACTTTAATAGGAAATTTGCCATTTTGCATATCCAGTCAGATTATTGCAAGATTCTTGCCTGAGTCAGAAAGAATCAAGTTTTTTTTCCTTACCATACAAAAGGAATTGGCAGAGAGGTTAATGTGTCCGAGTGGCAGGCGAAATTCAAGTGCCTTTAGTCTTTTTGTACATTTTTTCTCAAGACCGGAAGTGCTTTTTAAAATAAAGAGAACATGTTTTTGGCCTGTGCCTAAGGTAGATGCTTCATTCTTGAGGCTCCTGCCGCGTGAGTCTAAGGAGTTTGAAGGCGTCAACACTCGATTGCTTTTTAGAATTATAAGAATTGCCTTCAATCAGCGCCGAAAGACTTTATTTAATACATTGAAAAAGGAATATGGCGCAGATAGAATTATGCTCTCCTTGCAATCTTGTGGCATTGAGGCCAAAACAAGACCTGAGGCAGTAAGTTTAGAGGGATTTATAAGCTTAAGTAAGGCCTTGGACAGATAG
- the gatA gene encoding Asp-tRNA(Asn)/Glu-tRNA(Gln) amidotransferase subunit GatA yields the protein MDSKDPLEKEKLYELTASGLLSAYERGQTNSSNVLSCFSKRIKQVDPKVKAFVKVIDKPQQENETGRLSGIPVAVKDNICIKGIETTCCSKILKGFFPPYNATVIEKLKKEGAIIIAKTNMDEFAFGSSTENSCFGLTRNPWDLECVSGGSSGGSAAAVASGQVPLALGSDTGGSIRQPASFCGVVGMKPTYGRVSRYGLVAFGSSLDQIGPFARDVSDLALLLSVISGYDDKDSTSVDVEVPDYSKFLVNDIRGLKIGIPKEYFAGSDGIAPEVKKAIEQAKETFEGLGAKVFDISLAHTKYAVSVYYIVATAEASSNLARFDGVQYGHRSNNSSAVKSQIIDMYKRTRSEGFGNEAKRRIMLGTFVLSSGYYDAYYLRAQKVRTIIRDEIHNALKTCDCIIAPTSPTTAFKIGERIDDPLKMYLSDIYTISANLAGVPAISLPCGFDSGNLPIGLQIMGAPFEEGKILRTAYTYEQNTPWHKKRPNI from the coding sequence ATGGATTCTAAAGATCCCCTTGAAAAAGAAAAGTTGTATGAGTTGACGGCCAGCGGGCTATTATCAGCATACGAGAGAGGCCAGACTAATAGCTCTAATGTTCTGTCATGTTTCTCAAAAAGAATAAAACAGGTTGACCCTAAGGTTAAGGCCTTTGTTAAGGTTATTGATAAGCCGCAACAGGAGAATGAAACAGGCAGGCTTAGCGGCATACCTGTTGCAGTAAAAGATAACATCTGTATTAAAGGCATAGAGACAACCTGTTGTTCTAAAATACTGAAAGGCTTCTTTCCTCCTTATAATGCCACGGTTATTGAAAAACTTAAAAAAGAAGGAGCAATAATAATAGCCAAGACCAATATGGATGAATTTGCCTTTGGTTCATCTACAGAGAATTCTTGTTTTGGCCTGACAAGGAATCCTTGGGATCTGGAATGCGTAAGTGGAGGCTCAAGCGGCGGCTCAGCAGCAGCGGTTGCAAGTGGCCAAGTACCTTTGGCCTTGGGTTCTGATACAGGCGGTTCGATCCGTCAACCTGCTAGTTTTTGCGGCGTCGTGGGTATGAAGCCTACATATGGCAGGGTGTCTCGTTATGGCCTAGTTGCCTTTGGTTCAAGCCTTGATCAGATTGGTCCTTTTGCAAGGGATGTGAGTGATCTAGCTCTACTTTTGTCTGTAATCTCTGGTTATGATGATAAGGATTCTACAAGTGTAGATGTAGAAGTACCTGATTATAGCAAGTTTCTTGTTAACGATATCAGAGGTTTAAAGATTGGAATACCCAAGGAGTATTTTGCTGGCTCAGATGGAATTGCGCCTGAAGTAAAGAAAGCTATCGAGCAGGCAAAAGAGACATTTGAAGGCTTAGGTGCAAAGGTCTTTGATATTTCACTTGCCCATACAAAATATGCAGTAAGTGTGTATTATATAGTAGCAACTGCAGAAGCAAGTTCTAATCTGGCCAGGTTTGACGGAGTTCAATATGGCCATAGAAGCAATAACTCTTCTGCTGTTAAGTCTCAAATCATAGATATGTATAAACGCACTCGCAGTGAAGGCTTTGGGAACGAGGCCAAGCGCAGGATTATGTTGGGTACATTTGTACTGTCTAGCGGATATTATGATGCCTATTATTTAAGGGCTCAGAAAGTGAGAACGATTATTAGGGATGAGATCCATAATGCCCTTAAAACTTGTGATTGCATAATTGCTCCTACTAGTCCCACGACAGCATTTAAAATAGGTGAGAGGATAGATGATCCGTTGAAGATGTATTTATCTGATATCTATACAATATCTGCTAATCTTGCAGGCGTGCCAGCTATCTCTTTGCCTTGTGGTTTTGATTCAGGGAATCTACCGATTGGATTACAAATTATGGGAGCGCCATTTGAGGAAGGTAAGATTTTGCGCACAGCCTATACTTATGAACAGAATACCCCTTGGCATAAAAAGAGGCCGAATATTTAA
- a CDS encoding divergent polysaccharide deacetylase family protein — protein sequence MAKKSTGNSNPLVIVLLCIVLVQFGIIISLLVKQKKEAIPIEPLELVEESYPEIEIEKEVLAKVALVIDDWGYNRRNIPYLEKLDVPLTLSILPSLIYSKEIASFAKGHMREAILHLPLEPRSLPEGAELEPDTILTTMGKDEIFKILNKDLKSLPMVVGVSNHMGSKATASEPLMRIIFEELARRNLFFLDSLVISRPVSRKIAKDLGVGYITRDIFLDNEQDYEYISNQFEKLIRLAKKKGKAVGIGHDRKLTLRVLDDKISQLDSGKQQIEFVLLSELVE from the coding sequence TTGGCTAAAAAGTCAACAGGCAACTCAAATCCATTAGTAATAGTTCTTCTCTGTATTGTCCTGGTTCAGTTTGGCATAATAATCTCTTTGCTAGTTAAGCAAAAGAAAGAGGCTATACCGATTGAGCCTTTAGAGTTAGTTGAGGAGTCTTATCCTGAAATCGAGATAGAAAAAGAGGTCTTGGCTAAAGTGGCCTTGGTGATTGATGATTGGGGCTATAACAGGAGAAATATTCCCTATTTAGAAAAGCTAGATGTCCCATTGACCTTGTCAATATTGCCTTCTCTTATCTATAGTAAGGAAATCGCAAGTTTTGCTAAAGGACATATGCGTGAGGCAATCTTGCATTTACCGCTTGAGCCTCGTTCCCTTCCAGAAGGTGCCGAACTTGAACCCGATACTATACTTACTACAATGGGCAAAGATGAGATATTTAAGATTCTCAATAAAGATTTAAAGTCCCTGCCTATGGTTGTTGGCGTCTCAAATCACATGGGATCTAAGGCGACTGCCTCTGAGCCGCTTATGAGAATAATATTTGAAGAATTAGCCAGAAGAAATCTGTTTTTTCTAGACAGCTTGGTTATTTCTCGCCCTGTAAGTAGAAAAATCGCAAAGGATTTAGGCGTAGGCTATATTACACGTGATATCTTTCTTGACAATGAGCAAGATTATGAATATATTTCTAATCAATTTGAAAAATTGATTAGATTGGCTAAGAAAAAAGGTAAGGCAGTCGGCATTGGTCATGATCGTAAACTTACTTTAAGGGTTCTGGATGATAAAATATCTCAATTAGATTCTGGAAAACAGCAAATAGAATTTGTCTTGCTTTCTGAGTTAGTGGAATAA
- the gatB gene encoding Asp-tRNA(Asn)/Glu-tRNA(Gln) amidotransferase subunit GatB, producing MELEPVIGLEVHLQLATETKLFCSCQVKFAAEANSKVCPVCLGLPGSLPVINRKAIEYAVKVALALDCTIGDQVKFDRKNYYYPDLPKNYQISQYDMPLSYEGHILINSENKDKRIRIRRVHIEEDAGKLIHEKEYSLIDYNRTGIPLLEIVTEPDISSPDEAYKYLVTLKTLLKYLAVSDCDMEKGSLRCDANISLRVKGEEVLGTKTELKNMNSFKAVKAALEVEVKRQGRLLDEGKSVIQETLLWDEEKRTTIPMRSKEEASDYRYFPEPDLVPFAIEKKSLKEIRSSLPELPREKTKRIRQAYKLSEEEAQFLVTEQDMVEFFEDCNKLFKDSKSILNWIRGPLLYEINQRNKTISELFIKPEDFIKLIKLLKTDALSNLTAKSVLTLMIDRKKGPDEVINEEDLVQVSDEASLIKLAQEVILENKESVENFLSGKVKALMFLVGQVMRKSKGKANPKKVKELLERKLKEDKKDA from the coding sequence ATGGAATTAGAACCAGTCATAGGATTAGAAGTTCATTTGCAACTTGCAACTGAGACTAAGTTATTTTGTTCCTGTCAGGTAAAGTTCGCTGCAGAGGCTAATAGTAAAGTCTGTCCTGTCTGCCTTGGTTTACCGGGGAGCCTGCCTGTTATTAATAGAAAGGCAATTGAATATGCGGTCAAGGTGGCCTTGGCCTTGGACTGCACTATTGGCGATCAGGTTAAATTTGATAGAAAGAATTATTATTATCCTGACCTGCCAAAAAATTATCAGATTTCTCAATACGATATGCCACTTTCTTATGAAGGTCATATTCTGATAAATAGCGAGAATAAAGATAAGCGCATACGAATACGGCGCGTACACATTGAAGAAGATGCCGGAAAATTAATTCATGAAAAGGAATATAGTCTTATCGATTATAACCGAACCGGCATACCTCTTTTGGAAATTGTGACTGAACCTGATATCAGCTCTCCTGATGAAGCCTACAAGTATTTAGTCACCTTAAAGACCTTGCTTAAATATTTGGCTGTTTCAGACTGTGATATGGAAAAGGGCTCTTTGCGTTGTGATGCCAATATCTCTTTACGCGTTAAAGGCGAAGAAGTCCTAGGAACCAAGACAGAATTAAAAAATATGAATTCTTTTAAAGCAGTGAAGGCTGCCTTAGAGGTAGAGGTAAAAAGACAAGGCAGGCTTCTTGATGAAGGTAAGTCCGTAATTCAGGAGACCCTTCTCTGGGATGAGGAGAAAAGAACAACCATTCCAATGCGCAGCAAGGAAGAGGCAAGTGATTATCGATATTTTCCCGAACCAGACCTTGTTCCTTTTGCCATTGAAAAGAAGTCTCTTAAGGAAATTAGAAGTAGCCTGCCAGAGTTACCAAGAGAGAAGACCAAGAGAATAAGGCAGGCGTATAAACTCTCTGAAGAAGAAGCGCAATTTTTAGTGACAGAACAAGACATGGTAGAGTTTTTTGAAGATTGCAATAAATTATTTAAGGATTCAAAATCTATACTAAACTGGATTAGAGGTCCTCTGTTATATGAGATTAACCAGAGGAATAAGACTATATCCGAACTTTTCATTAAGCCAGAGGATTTCATAAAACTGATTAAGCTTCTAAAGACTGATGCACTTAGTAACCTCACTGCAAAATCTGTATTGACATTAATGATAGATAGGAAAAAAGGCCCGGATGAGGTTATCAATGAGGAAGATCTTGTTCAGGTTTCTGATGAGGCCAGCCTTATAAAATTGGCGCAAGAGGTAATCCTCGAAAACAAGGAGTCAGTTGAAAATTTTCTTTCAGGCAAGGTCAAGGCCTTGATGTTTTTAGTCGGTCAGGTAATGAGAAAAAGTAAAGGAAAGGCAAACCCTAAGAAGGTGAAGGAACTTTTGGAAAGAAAGTTAAAGGAGGATAAAAAAGATGCGTAG
- the tsaD gene encoding tRNA (adenosine(37)-N6)-threonylcarbamoyltransferase complex transferase subunit TsaD, which translates to MNVLGIETSCDETAASVVRDGKKVLSNVISSTLFLHKKYGGVVPEIAARGHLEAIAFVSQEAIKEAKVDLEDIGLIAVTKQPGLPGALLVGLSFARALSFSLGKDLIEVDHTQAHLYSPFLDARLNRKKPKFPLVALVVSGGHTRIFYCKGFRKIQLLGQTRDDAAGEAFDKVAKILGLSFPGGPEIDKLAKAVSRPRLHFNCARLPNSFDFSFSGIKTAVLYFVQDWQRKNPSCKLPFSLKAEIAAAFQEAVVNVLVDKTIAACKARNVKDLIIGGGVAANSLLRENILQSSLKEKIRVSFSDLEFCQDNAAMIAGLAYHLRK; encoded by the coding sequence ATGAATGTCTTAGGTATTGAGACCTCCTGTGATGAGACTGCGGCTTCTGTTGTCAGAGATGGCAAGAAGGTTTTATCCAATGTTATATCCTCTACACTTTTTTTACATAAGAAGTATGGAGGCGTAGTACCTGAGATTGCAGCAAGGGGACATCTAGAGGCAATAGCATTTGTTTCTCAGGAAGCTATAAAAGAGGCAAAAGTAGACCTTGAAGATATAGGTCTTATTGCCGTAACAAAGCAGCCGGGTCTACCAGGGGCATTACTGGTTGGTTTAAGTTTTGCGCGTGCCTTAAGTTTTTCTCTAGGAAAGGATTTAATAGAAGTAGACCATACTCAGGCACATCTTTATTCTCCTTTTTTGGATGCAAGGCTTAATAGAAAAAAACCTAAATTTCCCTTAGTGGCCTTGGTGGTTTCAGGCGGTCATACGCGTATATTTTATTGTAAGGGCTTTAGGAAGATTCAATTGTTAGGTCAAACTCGCGATGATGCTGCGGGTGAGGCATTTGATAAGGTTGCTAAAATTCTAGGACTTTCTTTTCCGGGCGGTCCTGAAATCGATAAGTTAGCTAAGGCTGTTTCAAGGCCAAGATTGCATTTTAATTGCGCCCGGCTACCTAATAGTTTTGATTTTAGTTTCAGTGGAATCAAAACAGCAGTTCTTTATTTCGTACAGGACTGGCAAAGAAAAAACCCTTCTTGCAAGTTGCCATTTTCTCTTAAGGCAGAGATTGCCGCAGCGTTTCAGGAGGCAGTAGTTAATGTCTTGGTAGATAAAACAATTGCGGCCTGTAAGGCTAGAAATGTGAAAGATTTAATAATTGGAGGAGGCGTAGCAGCAAACTCTCTACTGCGAGAAAATATCTTACAATCTTCTCTTAAGGAAAAGATCAGAGTGAGTTTTTCTGATTTAGAGTTTTGTCAGGATAATGCGGCAATGATTGCAGGGTTGGCATATCATCTGAGGAAGTAA
- the gatC gene encoding Asp-tRNA(Asn)/Glu-tRNA(Gln) amidotransferase subunit GatC — protein MFLKKELRHLGDLARIEFSDSDLEKYGRELDSILDYIQQLKEVDVERIKPTSHVMCLSNVFRQDVVKPSIEIDEVLKHCPDRKDKFFRVPKIIEEIENF, from the coding sequence TTGTTTTTAAAGAAAGAGTTACGACATTTAGGCGATCTGGCTAGGATAGAGTTTTCAGATAGCGACCTTGAAAAATACGGCCGTGAACTTGACTCTATATTAGACTATATTCAACAATTGAAAGAGGTAGATGTTGAAAGGATTAAGCCTACCTCTCATGTTATGTGTCTTTCTAATGTTTTCAGGCAAGATGTTGTGAAGCCCTCGATTGAAATCGATGAAGTTTTAAAACATTGTCCTGACAGAAAGGATAAATTCTTTCGCGTACCAAAGATTATTGAAGAGATCGAGAATTTTTAA
- a CDS encoding MgtC/SapB family protein yields the protein MLLTEQVILRLILAAVLGGFIGLEREIKKRSAGLRTHILVCVGASLIMLTSAYVFDIYKDIANVDPSRIVAGVVTGIGFLGAGAIIRGGDTVHGLTTAATLWIVAAIGIAVGCGFYLAALVTTLLVLIVLWAIRGVEVHLSKHQNK from the coding sequence ATGCTTTTGACAGAGCAGGTAATATTGCGTCTTATTTTGGCTGCAGTTTTGGGGGGGTTCATTGGTCTTGAACGTGAGATCAAAAAAAGGAGTGCAGGACTTAGGACTCATATTCTTGTTTGTGTGGGTGCTAGTTTGATAATGTTGACATCCGCGTATGTTTTTGATATATATAAAGATATAGCTAATGTAGATCCTTCGCGCATTGTAGCCGGCGTTGTCACTGGAATTGGCTTTTTAGGCGCAGGTGCAATTATTCGCGGCGGAGATACTGTGCATGGTCTTACCACTGCTGCGACCTTGTGGATTGTGGCTGCTATTGGCATAGCCGTAGGCTGTGGTTTTTATCTGGCGGCACTTGTTACTACATTATTAGTTCTTATTGTCTTATGGGCAATAAGAGGCGTTGAGGTTCATCTTAGTAAGCATCAAAATAAATAG
- a CDS encoding S41 family peptidase: MRRRISIGIISVVTLGLVLGGIYMLSAEQLKKENIYPQLELFSGALSIIHNGYVEDVTTHDLIYGALKGMLTSLDPHSQFLDPDEFKELKVETEGQFGGLGIEITIKDNLLTIITPIEDTPAWKAGIMAGDRIVKIEGELTRNITLSEAVKKLRGKPGTEVALTILRESESRILEIKIVRDIIKIKDIKKAVILEDGIGYIRLIEFRENSAKEFKAALKRLQDEGMQALILDVRFNPGGLLNVAIDITSSFLPNDTLVVSTQGRNPASRFEFKSRVKDPLLDIPMVVLINEGSASGSEILAGALQDYNRALILGTKSFGKGSVQTVLPMNDGSALRLTTSKYFTPSERSIHNVGIEPDIEVKAQFISEAAAEEDTEDVFKKLENEKKKPEKDSKEENINKDDDFYLRDSQLLRALDLLKAIKVYNKVQKIG, from the coding sequence ATGCGTAGACGGATATCGATAGGTATTATTAGCGTAGTTACTTTAGGTTTGGTTTTAGGCGGGATATATATGTTGAGCGCAGAACAGTTGAAGAAAGAGAATATATATCCGCAGTTGGAATTATTCTCTGGTGCTTTAAGTATTATTCACAATGGTTATGTTGAGGATGTAACAACTCATGATCTTATTTATGGTGCTTTAAAAGGCATGCTTACCTCCCTAGATCCGCACAGTCAGTTTCTTGATCCAGATGAATTTAAAGAATTAAAGGTTGAGACCGAGGGGCAATTTGGCGGTTTAGGAATTGAAATAACAATTAAAGATAACCTACTGACAATTATTACTCCTATTGAAGATACTCCGGCCTGGAAGGCGGGTATTATGGCAGGGGATAGAATTGTCAAGATTGAAGGCGAGCTTACTCGTAACATTACACTTTCGGAAGCAGTAAAGAAACTGCGCGGTAAACCTGGAACAGAGGTCGCACTGACAATCTTGCGTGAATCAGAAAGCAGAATTCTAGAGATAAAGATCGTTCGCGATATTATCAAAATCAAAGACATAAAGAAGGCAGTTATTCTAGAGGATGGAATTGGTTATATTCGTTTAATAGAATTTCGAGAAAATAGCGCAAAGGAATTTAAGGCTGCCCTGAAGCGCCTGCAGGATGAGGGTATGCAGGCTCTGATTTTAGATGTGAGATTTAATCCGGGTGGACTTTTAAATGTCGCTATTGATATTACCTCTTCCTTTCTTCCCAATGATACATTAGTCGTTTCAACTCAAGGCAGAAACCCTGCATCCAGATTTGAATTTAAATCACGAGTTAAAGATCCACTCTTGGATATACCAATGGTGGTTTTGATTAATGAAGGAAGCGCATCAGGTTCAGAAATTCTTGCGGGTGCCTTACAGGATTATAATCGTGCCCTGATATTGGGAACAAAAAGTTTTGGAAAGGGTTCTGTACAGACCGTGTTGCCTATGAATGATGGTTCTGCCTTGCGGCTTACGACAAGTAAGTATTTTACGCCATCTGAGCGTTCAATACACAATGTTGGAATCGAGCCAGATATTGAAGTTAAGGCTCAGTTTATTTCTGAGGCAGCGGCCGAAGAGGATACAGAAGACGTCTTTAAGAAATTAGAGAATGAGAAAAAGAAACCAGAAAAAGACAGCAAGGAAGAGAATATTAACAAAGATGATGATTTTTATTTGAGAGATTCACAGCTATTAAGGGCGTTAGATCTTTTAAAGGCAATAAAGGTCTATAATAAGGTTCAAAAAATTGGCTAA
- a CDS encoding peptidyl-prolyl cis-trans isomerase, whose product MFNIRSCAKFLIIACLLLASSIFCLSQEIDGDKIVAVVNDMIVTQSEVQDFINFSYIQLSSRFSGEELEKELSYIADKALLKIIEDKLILQEAVKEKIEVSERVIENRLEDIKSTFPTEADFQSSLFSQNLSLSDIKKHFREQELMRAIVDRKIRSKIQVSPSEITDFYMQYPEKLAILQGLEVSFVFFLDKSEAERSLQKIKNGKNFNLLFSGHENYQALFEIRKGMLDAKVEANVFKLSPGEISDVIELNNRFYIFKILKFLPPKDLTLPEAQDSIYKIIFNEKFNLEFMSWLDKLKNEAYIVIK is encoded by the coding sequence ATGTTTAATATTAGAAGTTGTGCGAAGTTTTTAATCATTGCCTGTCTCCTTTTAGCGTCGAGTATATTTTGTCTATCGCAGGAGATAGACGGCGACAAGATAGTTGCTGTTGTCAACGATATGATAGTTACACAAAGTGAGGTACAAGACTTCATTAATTTTTCCTATATCCAACTTTCTTCTAGGTTTTCGGGTGAAGAGTTAGAGAAAGAGCTTTCCTATATTGCGGATAAGGCGTTGTTGAAGATCATTGAAGATAAATTAATCTTGCAGGAGGCAGTTAAGGAAAAAATAGAAGTTTCTGAGCGTGTTATTGAAAATAGACTTGAGGATATAAAGTCGACATTCCCAACAGAGGCAGATTTTCAAAGCTCATTATTTTCTCAAAATTTGTCTTTGAGTGACATCAAGAAGCATTTTAGAGAGCAGGAGTTAATGCGAGCTATCGTAGATCGAAAAATAAGGTCAAAGATTCAGGTTAGTCCTTCTGAGATAACTGATTTTTATATGCAATACCCTGAAAAACTCGCAATACTTCAAGGCCTAGAGGTCAGCTTTGTCTTTTTTCTAGATAAATCCGAGGCAGAGCGTTCTTTGCAGAAAATCAAAAATGGTAAAAATTTCAATCTGCTTTTTTCTGGCCATGAGAATTACCAGGCGCTTTTTGAAATAAGAAAGGGTATGTTAGATGCCAAGGTGGAGGCTAATGTTTTCAAGCTTTCACCGGGTGAGATTTCAGATGTTATCGAGCTTAATAACAGATTTTATATTTTTAAGATTTTAAAATTTTTACCACCAAAAGATCTAACATTACCTGAGGCGCAAGATTCAATATATAAGATTATATTTAATGAAAAATTCAACCTTGAGTTCATGTCTTGGTTGGATAAACTAAAAAATGAGGCTTACATAGTTATTAAATAA
- a CDS encoding polymer-forming cytoskeletal protein, giving the protein MRSRREEPEKFLDVDAAMSGTLTFKDPVNLRINGKFEGTLETKGYLQIGPKADVDAHIIGENIAVAGRVKGDIVSKERLVLESTAEVKGEIKTAKLIVMEGAIFEGECRMLEDIFGPDDLARYLEIDLNSVMEWANSGKVPAFKDGDNWRFERKKIDKWIASGKLKQ; this is encoded by the coding sequence ATGAGATCAAGAAGGGAGGAACCAGAAAAGTTTCTTGATGTAGATGCAGCAATGAGTGGGACATTAACATTCAAAGATCCAGTTAATTTACGTATAAACGGTAAGTTTGAAGGCACGCTGGAGACAAAAGGCTATCTCCAAATCGGGCCAAAGGCAGATGTAGATGCCCATATTATCGGAGAAAACATTGCTGTTGCTGGCAGGGTAAAAGGAGATATTGTCTCTAAGGAGAGATTAGTTTTAGAGTCAACAGCAGAGGTCAAAGGCGAGATCAAAACAGCCAAACTTATTGTTATGGAAGGGGCAATCTTTGAAGGCGAATGCCGCATGTTAGAAGACATATTCGGACCAGATGATTTGGCAAGATACCTAGAGATTGATTTGAATTCTGTTATGGAGTGGGCCAATTCTGGAAAGGTGCCTGCTTTCAAGGATGGAGATAATTGGCGCTTTGAAAGAAAGAAGATTGATAAATGGATAGCATCAGGGAAACTAAAGCAGTAA